actattcacaataactgtGATGCctgtcaacagatgaatgaataaagaaaatatgatatctaTATGCAACAaaatgttgctcatccataaagaatgaaaacctgtcacttgcagaaaaatgaatggacCTGGAGGccatcatattaaatgaaataagccagatatagAAAGATAAGTATGCaatatttctttcatatgtgaaaactaaaaaaaaagatgacctgAACATAGAAAAGAGATTGTTATCAATTTggtcattgttttcttcttggaATTGTGGAATCAATAACAAGACTGAGCACCAACTTAGCAGTGAAGGAGAATTTTGTTTTGAGGCCAGAATAAGAGAAGGGCACATAGACTTGCACATGACCCTCTCAATTGGTTAGGGATTGGGAGGTTATAGATACAGGGTAAAAGAAATGAGGGAAAGGACTGGGTAGGttagtacatgcctgcaatcccagtcttgggaggctgaggcaggagaatctcaactTCGGGCCAGCCTGGTGTACATGGTAAGATCCTatcactaacacacacacacacacacacacacacacacacacacacacaaatatacattcACACACCAACCCCCTCCACCCCTGCCAAAGAAATGAGGAGAAGAGAGACCAACAAAGGGGAGGACTATTATATATTTTCTGGGGATGGGCAGAGATTTTAAGGGAATTTGGACATcacatttatttgcttcttttatgGTTCTTCTCAGCCATAGTTATGGCAATTGTCAACTGTTTAACCTGCAGACAGGATTATGATGAGGCTGTCTGTAAGTCAATCTGGCAGCCGCTTTAGAGCCAAATGTTTTGTTAGAGTACCCAAAGAaggatttctttctgtttttaaacttttttcctttattgttgtgatgggtgtgtgtggggatacattgtggcatttacacaggttcttataatgtatcaaatatatcctacatGAACTCACCTCTTCAACCAttttccttcattcccccctcccTCAATtcatggagtagtttcaacaagtatcatttttgcatctacatacatgtgtacacattttttgcactgtattcaccctcctaccccctttctatCACTTCCACCTCCCAGTGGTGTAGTCCTCCTCCCTGGGCAGGACTTactcctccctcctgttctccgatttttgtaggagaaaagagagaaaagataaaatgaaaaacatgacattttaggttgcttgagataaaagtagctagctacacagggaatttccttgtgatatttccatgcatatatgtattataatctcaattggtttatcttctctaattgtcttcattctactttagtccctttcttatgttagtttcagtttaagatttctggcCCTCATAAAGATCAGCAATATTAGGGAAGGTTAGAAAATCAGATAGCTCACTGAGGAAGTACAAGATTAGAGTGGGGTAACAGAGCTATTGTTACCCCACAGACAGGGAGAAAAAACTGGATGGCGTAGGCCAAGTTCTGCCACCCAGCAAGGACATTGTGCCCACAGGTGCTATGGCAATGGAAGAGACTTAACTTGTTGGAGCAGACTGCTGCGGAATTCTTGCAGATCCAGAATTTCTCACATGTACATGGGGCATCATTCCAGCCATCGCCTCTAAATTCTGCACAGTCTTCCTCCTGATTATTGTTGGGCTCCCCTTCATTCCAATATTTCATGAAGCTGTAAAAGTCATCCAGAGTGTGAGCCTCAGCCCCAGGCCCTTGTATCAACCACATTTCTACTCCTGGAAGCTTGATGCTTTAACATCAGCCCTGCATGCATATAGCAGCTATGCCTTATTCTGGACCAAATGACATACCTGAGTCACTTgaccttgccccctttctcttaTTGGATCCCATGGTTGAGAGCAGTCTTGCTGCTGAGGGTGTTGTTTCCAGATACAAACCAACAAATCTAGACTCCACATTCCCAACCACTTTCTTTACAGTGCTATTGCATTCTGGGATGCTATACACCTCTCCAGGGCCAGGTATTAGACTACCTGGGGGCAATTTTTATATTCCAGAACCCACTGGGATATAAACCCGAACAAACCAATACCAGGCCTTCTTACCTTACCTCATCTGTTCCTTCCCACGGACAACACCATAAAAAAACTCTTGTTCACAGTTTCTCCACCCTCTTCATCCTGACAGGACCTCGTACTTCCTCTTTTAACCCCCCATGGCATGGTATGTGCTCCTCACTTGGGGTCTAGGAGTATAACAAGTTATCTTTTCAATGTAATAGTCCCCTGATCTGTTGACCTTGCTATCTGTCACATTTTATATTAGTATTCTACATTTTAAGTCACCTGCCCAGGCTCCAACTTCCTTCTGCTGCTCTATGGTGGAAATTTAGGCATTGGTCATCCTATCTGAACATGGATACAAGAGACCACCTTCCTCAACTCAGTACATAGACTATTAAGCCTAGTGAGTCAAGAAGTGGGGGAGAACCCTAATGATAGGTCAAGTCAGAGTTTGAGAATGCCACCCAACTCTGTGAGTGTTCCTTTTACCTGGCTCTACCTGGAGCTGGGGGTGTGATTCGggtggtagggtacctgcttagcaagtgtgagatgcTAGGTTTaagccccagtctcaccaaacaaATTGAGGCTGAATCTATCTGAACAGCAGAGGTGATCCATCTACCCAGTGCCAGTTGCCCTCATGTTTCAGGTCTGAGAGCCCCATCCAGGCATAGCCTTCATTCTTAGAAGTCAGCTGCAGGAAGCTctggaaagagggaggaggagtcaGAAGGGAGTTCTTTATTCCCATTTTCCAGCTGTGTTTCCCCAAACTCTTAGTATGAAGTTTTGCTTAGCCTGTGATGTTCAACCTTCCAGTGTACCAGGCTGTGAGCCCCAACCTGTTTTCAGGAggtgtgatacctccaacatctGTCTGTATTCTGTGGGAAAATGTGTTCTGAGTTGCACACAGAATGTGCTCAGCTGGCCTCTCATGACACACACTTGTTTGTGTAGTGAGATCTGAACATGTCAACAAGAGTTTATTCACGACTGGGTTTAATGTACTGGGGACAGATTGTGCCAGTTCATGATTTCTGATCACGCATGTCACCTTTACACCATAAAGAAGTATATTGAGTGATGTCCTGTTGGTAGCTTGAAGTCAGTCATGGTGACAATATTTATACCAGGACTTTCATCTCAAAAGACTAAGATGTTGAACACTGGCCCATAAACCAACAGGAAACACATTTGATGTATAAGAATGAACCCGTGTTCAGACCTGGTGTGCATCTCTGTGCAAGGTGCTTGAGACTCCCTTATTCCTacccttcttctccttttctgaGTAGAGTTAGCACTCCATAAAATCCTGCTCACTCAACCATCTCCTCCCCAGTTGGCCAGTGATCAGATGCATGCCCCAGACCAGGATGCCATCCTCAGGCCTACCTGCTCCTCATCACTTTTGATGACTACAAGTTGGGTTCTCACTTCCTGGCAGGCAGTGACAGAGTCATGCCAACTCTGTTGAGATTTGGAGAACAAGTAACAGTTTCCTCTGAAGAACATCCAGTCCCAGGGGCAGGGGCGACACAGGTTGTCTGTTGGGAAGGTAGTTCAATCTAACCCAAGTTTGAAGATCTATGTTCCTGTGTCTTCCCAGTCTTCTAGCCCTGAACCCCTTCCCCACCCAGGAGAACCAGGAGTCCTGGTTCCATCTTCTCCAGACTGAGATATGTAGGGATTTTAGGCTCAGAACAGAGGCTTAGAGAACTGGTTTAATTGGAGTCCTACTGTTTGCATGGTGCTCTGCCATGCAAGTGCCATTGTGCATTTTATACAATATTCTcaattcacagatgaagaaatttaGATTCAGAGTGAGTCAGAGATTCAAGAAAAGCCATATAGCTCAGAGATAGTCAGAGCCTCAGGGACTCTTGGTTTCTGGTCACTCACAAATTTCAGCTTTCAGCTGGGTCATTTCCTTGTAGATCTTCTCCCGTTTTGCCTGCTCCTGTACCTGGGAGCTAGGGACTTTGGAGACTATAACAGAATAAAAGAAGCTGCAATTATTATCCACCTACTGTGCACTACAACCTGTACTGGGCCTCCAGGGGCACTGTTTCTGAAAGTTAACATCTTGTCTAATCCCATTTGAAGGTGAGGAAACCTGACACCAGAGGAGGCTTAACCACTGGTGGAGCCAGAATCCTCCTTTGCACCAGAGGTGGAAGGAGCCCTGGAAAGTCCCTGAAGCACCTGATCCCAGTTTAAGCTCCCCTCCCTTAAGGACCTTTATGCCAAACTGAAAGGTCAGACCAGGGAGCCCCAACCCTCAGGCTTGCCTGACCATTGACAAGGACAGCCGCCAGGAGAATAGTGAACAGAGTGAGGGATAGCAGCTTCAGCACCAGTGAAACATGGCTGTGGCACGGACACCCTGCTGGAGAGAAGGTGGAGGTTCGAATACACCACTGTCTGGTTCAGGGAACCTGGCTACCAATAAAGAATTCAAGACTCACAGCCTCTACTTCCTTAAAGTCCATGATTCTGTGCTCCAGCCTCCACCTCTAATAACCAGTAGTCCAGATTTCTCACTCAACTCAGTAGTCCAGTTCCCAGACTTTCTCCCCAGGACTCAGAAAGT
The sequence above is drawn from the Castor canadensis chromosome 14, mCasCan1.hap1v2, whole genome shotgun sequence genome and encodes:
- the LOC109680043 gene encoding CD209 antigen-like protein C, with amino-acid sequence MLEFGCEMPSIEDFVLNAEVFRGCPCHSHVSLVLKLLSLTLFTILLAAVLVNVSKVPSSQVQEQAKREKIYKEMTQLKAEIYNLCRPCPWDWMFFRGNCYLFSKSQQSWHDSVTACQEVRTQLVVIKSDEEQSFLQLTSKNEGYAWMGLSDLKHEGNWHWVDGSPLLFSFMKYWNEGEPNNNQEEDCAEFRGDGWNDAPCTCEKFWICKNSAAVCSNKLSLFHCHSTCGHNVLAGWQNLAYAIQFFLPVCGCIFGFTFTPLHITLAGAAHRDLGT